gggagtgccgcatccttcggagggtcagtactgagggagcgccgcactgtcggagggtcagtactgagggagcgccactctgtcggagggtcagtactgagggagttccgcactgtcagagggtcagtactgagggaaaccgtactgtcagagggtcagtactgagggaaaccgcactgtcggagggtcagtactgagggagcgccacactgttggagggtcagtactgagggaaaccgcactgtcagagggtcagtactgagggagtgccgcactgtcggagggtcagtactgagggagcgccgcactgtcggagggtcagtactgagggaaaccgtactgtcagagggtcagtactgagggagtgccgcatccttcggagggtcagtactgagggagcgccgcactgtcggagggtcagtactgagggagtgccgcatccttcggagggtcagtactgagggagcgccgcactgtcggagggtcagtactgagggagcgccactctgtcggagggtcagtactgagggagttccgcactgtcagagggtcagtactgagggaaaccgtactgtcagagggtcagtactgagggaaaccgcactgtcagagggtcagtactgagggagttccgcactgtcagagggtcagtactgagggaaaccgtactgtcagagggtcagtactgagggaaaccgtactgtcagagggtcagtactgagggaaaccgtactgtcagagggtcagtactgagggagtgccgcatccttcggagggtcagtactgagggagcgccgcactgtcggagggtcagtactgagggagtgccgcatccttcggagggtcagtactgagggagcgccgcactgtcggagggtcagtactgagggagcgccactctgtcggagggtcagtactgagggagttccgcactgtcagagggtcagtactgagggaaaccgtactgtcagagggtcagtactgagggaaaccgcactgtcagagggtcagtactgagggagtgccgcactgtcggagggtcagtactgagggagcgccgcactgtcggagggtcagtactgagggaaaccgtactgtcagagggtcagtactgagggaaaccgcactgtcagagggtcagtactgagggagcactgcacagtcggagggtcagtactgagggagtgccgcactgtcggagggtcagtactgagggagcgccgcactgtcggagggtcagtactgagggagcgccgcacagtcggagggtcagtactgagggaaaccgcacggtcggagggtcagtactgatggagtgccgcactgtcagagggtcagtactgagggagcactgcacagttggagggtcagtactgagggaaaccgcactgtcagagggtcagtactgagggagtgccgcactgtcagagggtcagtactgagggagcgctgcacagtcggaaggtcagtactgagggagtgccgcactgtcggaaggtcagtactgagggagtgccgcactgtcggagggtctgtactgagggagtgccgcactgtcgagggtcagtactgagggagcgccgcactgtcggagggtcagtcctgagggagtgccgcactgtcggagggtcattactgagggaacgccgcactgttggaggtgccatttatCAGATCAAACCTCACTCTGAGGgtgcccatctgccctctcaggtgggtataaCATCCCATAACCCTATTtgtgagagagcgggggagggggtgtgtgtggtACGTTTTGGCACGGGGTGGAGTGCGCCCTGGGGTGTTGAGGCCCCTGAAGGACAACGATCTGGGTGAGGATTGCGTTGctctgtgtgggatcttgctgtgcgccaacTGCCAGCCGGGTTTCCTCCGTCCCAACGGAGACTGCGCTTGGTCAAACGCGTTTCATTGGCTGCTTCGTTGCAGCTCTGCGCCctcattccttcctccctcatgccTGGATCTGTGCATATGACTCTCGGTTTCCTATTCGCTCTTGCGTCCCTCTGTCGTCTTAACTTCCTCGGCTCTGAGGAGACCGACCCCAGCCTCCCCAGTCTCTCCGCATTAACTGACCTCCCTGATCCTTGGGAGCATTCGAGCAAATCTCCTGCACTCCTTCCACGGGACCTCGATGCCCTACCTCGAGGTCAGGTGACCGCGACACTGCAGCGCGGACCTTATTTTTACGAGAAATCTGACTGGACGCGTTTGACAATCAAAGAGACATTTTATTTACAAAAAGCAAAAGCAACGACAATCGCGCAGAACGAATAAATTATTGACACCTCAACAGCACAGAACGATCCCACAGCGACGCCTCCAGACGGGAGGCGGGAACGGTACGGCGGGCGAATGGAGTGGGCGACGCCCCGCGTTTGCCCCCAACTTGCCCGGGCGCGCGGTCGGGCGCGGCGGGTCCTCCTCCGCACCCCCGCAACCCAGCTCCCCGCCCTGAGTCCAGCCATTTTTTTTTTCGCAACGAAAGTCCACTCCGACGCACAACGGCGGCTCTTGGTTGATTCCAGTTTTGACGCCCTTGGGTGCCCCGCTCCGCGGGGTTTGGGGCTCTCTGATGACTccccccaccgctcccccccccgccgccgccgccCCCTCCTCAGACGTAGTTGGACTTGCCGGTGTTTGCTGGCGCCTTCGAGTACTTCGCCGTGTAGCCGGTCTCCCGGGGCGGGCAGGAGCAGCAGAGGAGTGAGCCGCCCAGGGCCAGAAGGGCGGCCGCCGCGAAGGAGATGTAGATGGCTGAGCCCAGCTCCCACTTCTGGGCCTGGGGCACCAGGGGGTCGTAGAAGTCCCGGACGATGGTGTTGGCCGACCAGGAGGCTGGCACCAAGACGAGCAATGCGGTCAGGAGGAAGGTCACGCCGGAGGTCACGGCCACCTTGGCCTTGGCCGCCTCGTCGCTCACGCAGCTGGTGCACTTGGCCCCGGCGATGCCCAGGAAGAGGCCCAGCAGGCCGAGCACCACGCTGATGACCATGAGGGCCCGGGAGGCTTGGCGGTCCTGTGAGAGGGCCAGCAGGGAGTCATAGATCTTGCACTGCATCTGCCCCGTGCTCTGCACCACGCAGTTCATCCACAGGCCCTCCCACCTGATCTGCGCCACCACGATGTTGTTGCCGATGAAAGCCGACACCTTCCACATGGGCAGGGCGCAGGCGATGATGGCGCCCAGCCAGCCGATGACCGCCAGCGCCAACCCCAGAATCTGCAAGCCGATGGACGCCATTCCCGCCGGGCGAGGTTCCTGGAAATGCAAAGGAGGGAGATTCCCGGTCAGACGTGCACCTCGGAGCTGGGACGGGATAGTGGGATTGGTGGGTGGGGGCGGCCGGTTCGGGGAGACTCGAGGCCGGGTTTGGGACCAGCCCGCGCCGACTAATTCAAGACCGACCCCTCTCCCGCCCTCCAGCTCTCTTCATAAGACCGGCCCAAACTGGAACGGGGATGAGGCcatttgccaccccccccccctaccTCCTGATCTCCTACCTCACCTCCGCCTCCCCGCGCTATTCCCTCAGTTCCCCCCCaaaaaatctatccatcccagTCTCGCATATCGTCAACGGCGGAGCGTCCACAGCCCTCAAGACGCTGAACGGTATTTCCCTCCCTTCGGAATTCCACTGAGCGGACGCCAACCCTCCCCGCCATTCCTCCcttactctcgctctctctctctctcccaccggcCCTCGGGTGGGGTCACTTCAACTCGACCCTCTCTCGAAAGTAACCGTCtcctggtcagtctctctctccatc
This genomic window from Heterodontus francisci isolate sHetFra1 unplaced genomic scaffold, sHetFra1.hap1 HAP1_SCAFFOLD_1064, whole genome shotgun sequence contains:
- the LOC137359309 gene encoding claudin-4-like, giving the protein MASIGLQILGLALAVIGWLGAIIACALPMWKVSAFIGNNIVVAQIRWEGLWMNCVVQSTGQMQCKIYDSLLALSQDRQASRALMVISVVLGLLGLFLGIAGAKCTSCVSDEAAKAKVAVTSGVTFLLTALLVLVPASWSANTIVRDFYDPLVPQAQKWELGSAIYISFAAAALLALGGSLLCCSCPPRETGYTAKYSKAPANTGKSNYV